One window from the genome of Dermacentor silvarum isolate Dsil-2018 chromosome 7, BIME_Dsil_1.4, whole genome shotgun sequence encodes:
- the LOC119458106 gene encoding LOW QUALITY PROTEIN: atypical kinase COQ8B, mitochondrial-like (The sequence of the model RefSeq protein was modified relative to this genomic sequence to represent the inferred CDS: deleted 1 base in 1 codon): protein MWSATPWRILRKLGWKLQKPSLRPCRGCPWYQRASSSFRCTRSSIHGIKMLTQWMRLRRRPGMAYKTKPISATRPAPVPEVSAAYTKHGVNAAAGTVLEIPTVYNQHVGSADTMPGPTTRGDASSTLDRPISPVKPSVTTEQKPGAQVIQQRPVFSESAPMKQHFVTPSHKPMLTEHSKASKVPASRVGRLISYGGLAAGLGLGALAEVTRRTLGMTDSKTDIGSAVLTADNPFLTQANISRIVDTLCKVRGAALKIGQILSIQDNTLVSPQIQAIFERVRHSADFMPEWQMERVMVQELGSEWESKVASFERKPFAAASIGQVHHATLHDGRAVAVKIQYPGVAKGINSDINNLMAILKYWDIIPRGMYIDNVVSVARRELAWEVDYLREAECAKKFKKLVAPYPEYYVPDVIDELSTAQVYTMELITGTPVDKLVDASQELRNRVCYSLLKLCLLELYDFNFMQTDPNWSNFFYNGDTDQIMLLDFGACREFEKSFVDKYMRVIKAAADCDEAKVLAYSKDLGFLTGYEAKVMQKAHVDAVMILGEAFSRDGPFDFGMQNTTRRIQNLVPVMLQHRLTPPPEETYSLHRKLSGIFLLCAKLRANINCKKMFDETYARYRFES from the exons ATGTGGTCAGCAACGCCGTGGCGAATCCTCAGAAAGCTGGG TTGGAAGCTGCAAAAGCCGTCTCTGAGACCGTGCAGAGGTTGTCCATGGTACCAGAGGGCATCAAGCAGTTTTCGGTGCACGCGATCCAGCATTCACGGCATCAAGATGCTCACACAGTGGATGCGTCTAAGACGTCGTCCTGGGATGGCTTACAAGACGAAACCCATCTCGGCTACACGCCCAGCACCAGTTCCAGAGGTCTCTGCAGCCTACACTAAGCATGGCGTCAATGCGGCAGCTGGCACTGTGCTAGAAATCCCCACGGTGTACAACCAGCATGTTGGCAGCGCTGACACAATGCCCGGTCCAACCACGAGAGGCGATGCTTCGTCAACACTGGACAGACCCATTTCGCCGGTGAAGCCAAGTGTAACAACAGAACAAAAGCCAGGTGCCCAGGTAATACAGCAGCGACCCGTCTTTTCTGAAAGCGCACCGATGAAACAACATTTCGTGACCCCAAGTCATAAACCAATG CTGACTGAGCACTCCAAGGCCTCAAAAGTGCCTGCTTCGAGAGTCGGAAGGCTAATTTCATACGGAG GTCTTGCTGCTGGACTGGGCCTAGGGGCGCTCGCGGAAGTGACCCGACGAACCCTGGGCATGACGGATTCAAAGACGGACATCGGCTCGGCGGTGTTA ACTGCTGACAACCCGTTCCTGACCCAAGCCAACATCAGCCGCATTGTGGATACGCTCTGCAAGGTCCGCGGAGCCGCGCTCAAGATTGGTCAGATCCTCAGTATTCAAG aTAATACGCTGGTCAGTCCTCAAATCCAGGCAATATTTGAGCGTGTCAGACACTCCGCAGACTTCATGCCTGAGTGGCAAATGGAG AGGGTGATGGTGCAAGAATTGGGATCTGAATGGGAATCAAAAGTGGCATCGTTCGAGCGCAAGCCGTTTGCGGCAGCCTCTATCGGCCAAGTTCATCATGCCACTCTGCATGATGGAAGGGCAGTGGCAGTAAAAATTCAG TATCCCGGTGTCGCCAAAGGAATCAACAGCGATATCAACAACCTCATGGCCATACTCAAGTACTGGGACATAATCCCAAGAG GCATGTACATTGACAATGTTGTATCCGTGGCCCGCCGGGAACTCGCCTGGGAAGTAGACTACCTGCGGGAGGCCGAGTGTGCCAAGAAGTTCAA GAAACTGGTGGCGCCGTATCCCGAGTACTATGTCCCAGATGTCATCGACGAATTGTCAACAGCCCAGGTGTACACAATGGAGCTCATCACGGGGACCCCTGTAGACAAGCTCGTCGATGCTTCGCAGGAACTGAGGAACAGG GTCTGTTACAGCCTGCTGAAGTTGTGCCTGCTGGAGCTGTACGACTTCAACTTCATGCAGACGGACCCCAACTGGTCAAACTTCTTCTACAACGGCGACACTGACCAG ATCATGCTCCTCGACTTCGGTGCGTGCCGTGAATTTGAAAAGAGCTTTGTGGACAAGTACATGCGGGTGATCAAGGCCGCAGCCGACTGCGATGAAGCCAAGGTGCTGGCATATTCCAAAGATCTCGGCTTCCTCACCGGCTACGAGGCCAAG GTGATGCAGAAGGCGCACGTCGACGCGGTCATGATCCTGGGCGAAGCGTTCTCCAGGGACGGTCCCTTCGACTTCGGGATGCAGAACACGACACGCCGGATACAGAACCTGGTGCCCGTGATGCTGCAGCACCGGCTGACGCCACCACCCGAAGAGACATACTCATTGCATCGGAAGCTCTCCGGAATATTCCTGCTCTGCGCCAAGTTGCGCGCCAACATTAACTGCAAGAAAATGTTCGACGAGACCTATGCTCGATACCGATTCGAGAGCTGA